In Paenibacillus phoenicis, one genomic interval encodes:
- a CDS encoding LysR family transcriptional regulator, translated as MTNNYELYKVFYWAAKTGSLTQAANALFLTQPSVSHAIKQLEESFGLSLFYRNSKGVSLTQEGAILYSYIEQSQILISLAEKKMAELKNLETGVLRIGGSDSLFKHYLLPYLEDFHRRYPDVGIQLLHGTTPEIMGFLKEGKIDLGVARMPIVDPHIEVREGIQLQDCFVAGCAYANLKDKVISLETLLEHPLILFSRNSRARMAITELFYEYGYELKPEIEVGSVDLLIELARKGLGISYVAREFVSKELEDGSLFEIKLDVELPPSQVGIMNMRNVPLTTAAQKFMEEFRLFRK; from the coding sequence ATGACAAACAATTATGAACTATATAAAGTGTTTTATTGGGCAGCGAAAACCGGCAGCTTAACCCAAGCAGCCAATGCGTTGTTCCTGACGCAGCCCAGCGTCAGCCATGCCATCAAGCAGCTGGAGGAAAGCTTTGGCCTTTCGTTGTTTTACCGTAACTCCAAAGGAGTGTCGCTGACGCAGGAGGGCGCGATCTTGTACTCGTATATCGAGCAATCGCAGATCTTGATCTCCCTGGCGGAGAAAAAGATGGCCGAGCTCAAAAACCTCGAGACCGGTGTTCTGCGGATCGGCGGCAGTGACTCGTTGTTTAAGCATTACTTGCTTCCGTATTTGGAGGATTTTCATCGACGGTATCCGGACGTCGGGATTCAGCTGCTTCACGGGACAACTCCGGAGATCATGGGTTTCTTGAAGGAGGGGAAGATCGACCTGGGCGTAGCCCGGATGCCGATCGTCGATCCGCATATCGAGGTGCGGGAGGGCATTCAGCTGCAGGACTGCTTTGTGGCCGGCTGTGCCTATGCCAATCTCAAGGACAAAGTGATTTCGCTGGAAACGCTGCTGGAGCACCCGCTGATCTTGTTCTCGCGCAACAGCCGCGCCCGCATGGCGATCACCGAGCTGTTCTATGAATATGGCTACGAGCTGAAGCCTGAAATTGAGGTTGGCAGCGTCGACCTGCTGATCGAATTGGCGCGCAAAGGACTGGGAATTTCTTATGTGGCCCGGGAGTTCGTGTCGAAGGAACTGGAGGACGGCTCGCTGTTTGAAATCAAACTGGACGTAGAGCTGCCACCGTCCCAGGTGGGCATTATGAATATGCGGAACGTGCCGCTTACGACTGCAGCCCAGAAGTTTATGGAGGAATTCCGGTTATTTCGAAAATAA
- a CDS encoding MarR family winged helix-turn-helix transcriptional regulator has translation MHPKFESLNLIDLISERHVQLRSLCEQVWNERNEIYISNSEWFIMARIYQQNPTISQVTRQVDISRQATHKFIKSLEAKGLVEVIPAQHNKKEKSLKLTPLGESCYEKNATIKAALEQIIADALGTEQVELLKKLLKADWGNLNELFTT, from the coding sequence ATGCATCCCAAATTTGAATCTTTGAACCTGATCGATCTGATTAGCGAACGTCATGTCCAGCTTCGCTCCCTCTGTGAGCAGGTGTGGAACGAACGGAACGAGATATATATCTCCAACTCAGAATGGTTTATCATGGCAAGGATTTATCAGCAAAATCCAACGATTTCGCAGGTAACAAGACAGGTGGATATTTCGCGGCAGGCGACCCACAAATTCATTAAGAGCTTGGAAGCCAAAGGGTTGGTTGAGGTCATACCAGCCCAGCATAACAAGAAGGAAAAAAGCTTGAAATTAACGCCGTTGGGCGAAAGCTGTTATGAGAAGAACGCCACCATCAAGGCAGCGCTGGAGCAGATTATTGCGGATGCTCTTGGAACCGAGCAGGTCGAATTGTTAAAGAAGCTGCTAAAAGCTGATTGGGGGAACTTAAACGAGCTATTCACAACATGA